GGGCCAGGCCCAAGCACTTCTTCATACGCCTTGCTCTCCGCCCGTCGCCAAAGTCATAACGGCTTGCTCCGACAACTGATGCCTCGCAAGCGCGCCGGCAAGTTCGCCATCGTGCATGACCAGCACCCGGTCGCTCATGCCCAGGATTTCTTCCAGATCGCTCGAAATCATCAAAATGCCCACCCCCGTTCCGGTCAGCTCGTCCATCAGCGCGTAAATTTCTCGCTTTGCCCCGACGTCGACGCCGCGAGTCGGTTCGTCCAGAATCAGTAACTTCGGCTGCCGAGCGAGCCATTTGGCCAGCACAACCTTCTGCTGGTTGCCGCCGCTGAGCATGCCAACTGGCTTATCGATCGATGAGGTACGCACCGAAAGCCGCTCGCACATTCGATTGGCGAGCGAGCGTTCCTCACCGCGGCGAATGATCCCTAGCCTGCTGAGAAACTCCAGCGACGCCAGGCTGATGTTGCGCCGCACGGAATAGTCGAGCAGCAGACCTTGCGTGCGGCGATCTTCAGGCACAAGAAACAGCCCGGCCTTGATAGCATCATTCGGATCGCGCACGTCGACCTTTTGGCCCGCGATCACGATGCTGCCCGCGATTGGACGGCGAATGCCAAAAAGTGCCTCAGCCAGCTCGGTTCGCCCCGCCCCGACCAGGCCCGCCAGACCGACGATTTCGCCGGGTGCGATCTGAAATTCGATCGGCCGCCGTTGCGATGCCGTGACTTGGAAACCATTCACCGCGAGCGCGGAAGCAATCGCACGTTCAGCCTTCTCCGTCTTATTCCTCTCCCTCTGGGAGAGGCCAGGTGAGGGCTTCGCCGTATCAGCCTCGACATTATCCGACGCGTCAACCGGTGCGTGAGCTCCCACAACTGGTCGATGGCTGCGAACGAAAAACTGCTTGAGTTCGCGGCCAATCATCAACCGCACAAGCGATGCGTGATTGATGTCGCCGCGCGCCAATTCACCCGCGTTTCGCCCGTCGCGCAGCACCGTTACCCGATCAGCAATCTCTTGCACCTCGGGCAATCGATGCGAAATATACAGAATCCCGACTCCCGAGCGGCGCAAGTCGTCAATCACGGCGAACAGCCGCTCGGTATCTTGAGCCGATAGACTCGACGTCGGCTCGTCCATGATTAGCACACGAGACGACATGCTCAGCGAGCGCGCGATCTCGACCAATTGCTGCTGCCCGATGGACAAGCGGCTCACAAGTTCATGCGGGTTAGCAGCCAACCCTACGCGACGGGTGATCTTCTCCGCGTCGGCATATATCCGGCGATCGAGCAATCGCAACGGCCCGGCATAGCGCGGCTCGCGTCCCAGAAAAATATTGCCGGCCACGTCCAAGCTTTCCGCCAGGTTCAGCTCTTGATGAATGAGCATGACACCGGCGGCTTGTGCTTCCTGAACTGAACCCAATCGCACGGTGTGCCCATCAATCTGAATCTCGCCAGCGTCAGGCGTGTAAATCCCGCCCAGGATCTTCATCAGCGTCGACTTGCCGGCGCCGTTCTCACCGACAATGCACAGGACTTCGCCCGCGCGCAATTCAAGCTGCACGTCATCCAGTGCTTTGATGCCAGGGAAGGTTTTGCTGATGTGCCGCGCCGTTAATAACGGCGCGGCCGAAAAGCCGGTTGGCAAGGCTTCAGTGTCAGGCGAATGCGTGGGCATAAGCCCATCATAATAGCAGTGCCTCGCCCGTTATAGGATTTTGGAGCACTGTCCGGTCAGCCACTTTCGGACTTCCAGTTACGGCTATCCGATATCCGCAAAAGCGTATGACAAGAAGTGTTCCGACCATGAAGAGCGCCGTCATTCCCATTACGGCGACGACAATCCAGCCCTCGAATACGTACAAAGGTAACGCGACGATAGCCATCAGGGGAGCCGCGACAAATAGACGCCGTCCGACCTCACGCCCCAGGCACAGCCACAGCGACAAAAACACTTCGGCGACGCACACGACACAAAACGCCGCCAATTCATCGCCATTTAGATCTTTTGGGAGGCTCCGCAGCGCCGCCAAGATGATCGCGATAAGCAAGATCAACAAGAACAAACCCTTGATGGAAATCTTCCATAGAAGCCAACCACCCGCGCCCTCGACCGGCCGAACGAGAATCTGCAATCCGGCTCGACGTAGCATCAGGGCACCGGACGCACATGCGATGGCTGGCATCGCAAACAGCATTCCAGAAGCTATCACCGCACGCACGAAATGGTATTCGTGTGTCGTGGTCCAACCAAAGACGGTCCATCCTATCGCCAGCGCGCTAGCGCCGGCGCGAATCGGGATAGGCGAGTTTCCCAGCACCACCCAGATGCCCAATAAAGACGCTTGCGACAGTCCCCATGCCGAGTAAACCACAACCCCAACCTTTGCGGGGTCGTGAAAAGAAACTATCAAAGGCGCGCCGCCAAGCGCAACAGAAAACAGAACGAGTAAGCATTGAACGGTCCGGCGTGTGCGCGGCAGCATGACTCGACCTGTCGGTCGGATTGAATTCGCGTCCGTCGACTCAGCCCGCCTTCAGATGCTTCAGCTCGTCCCAAAACGCACGGACATTTTTGCTAGTGATTTCGCGATGCGGAATGAAGAGTATCCCGTCCTCGGGGACAACGCTCTTGTCGCCGCGTGCCACCCCGGCCAGGATCTTGATCGCCTGATAACCGAATTCGTACGGCTGCTGCACGATCGTCCCGAAGATCTCGCCGTCCTGTACCCCCTGCAGGGTTTCCTCATTTTCGTCGAAGCCGACGATCTTCACTTTGCCTGCCAAATTCGCCCCCTTCACGGCCGAAAGCATCGCGGGCGGGTTGTAGGCCCACAATCCGACCAGGCAGAGCTTGTCGGGCTCGTTGCCGTGCTTTACTAGCGTGTCCTCGACATTAGCCTTGCACTTATCCTGCTTGGCATCGTCGGTCATCGTGTCGATGAGCGTGTAGGCGCCAAGTTCCGGCCCTTTGGCATCTTTCGTGCCGGCCAACTCATCGAGAACTCCTTGTCGGCGCTCGATCGCGTTTTGCGCATCCATCTTACCGACATAGATCACGATCTTGCCGCCGTCAGGCATGCATTCGCGCACCAACTTGCCGGCGGCCTTGCCTGCGATGTAATTCTCGGTGCCGATGTAGCACAGCCGGCCGCTGCCTGGTGGCAGGTCGCTATCCTGGGTCACCAAGGGGACGCTGGCCGCCACGCCATTCAAATACCGTGCTTGGTTGGCGGAATCATTCGGACTAATCGCGATTCCCTGCACACCCTTGGCCAGCAGGTCTTCGATAATCGAACGCTGCTCAGCGGCCGTGCCCCGGGGGGGCATCTGGAAGTCGACCGTGACATCGAAATCCTTGGCCGCCTTCTCCGTGCCGCGTCGCGCAATGGTCCAGAACTCGAACGGGTTGTTCGTCACGAACGCAACGACCGGTTTTCCATCCTTTGGCTTGTCAACTTTTGCGCCACCGCAACCAGCAACTACGAACATCGAAAGGACACATACAACCTGGCAAAAAATGCGCTGCATGGACGTAGGCTCTTCGTGGTTTGGTGGGCAATGCGCCGCGACTCTCTTTGTCACGCGCCGATGTACTTCGCATGGACGGTGCGGGCCGTAGAAATGTCGTCAGTTCCGCCGACAATTGTGCGTCCGTCGGGGAAGATCGTCAAAACATAGTCGTCGACGGTCAGCCGCAGCAAGAAGGCATTTTGCGTCACACGCCCCACACTTGCCAGCTTTTCCGCGAGCGTAGCCAACGAGAGCTGCTGCCGTACCGGGGGCGTCAGTTGCACGGCATTCCGGCCGCAAAGGACCGCACTAAGGCTGCCGCGCTCGCCCGAAAGCCAAGGGTATTGGCCATGGTGACAGGTCGGGCAGTCGGCCGTTTCGCGCATTTTGTCGAGGCGCACCTGACGGATCTGGTTTTCCCAAAGATCGATCACCAGCAAGTTCCGCTGCACCGCCGCGCGATTACCCGACAGGATCTTGAGCGCTTCGTTGGCCTCGATCGAGGCAATTACACCGATGATCGGCGCCAGGATCCCGGCCGTATCGCAGGTCGGCGCCGTGCCGGCGTCCGGCGGCTCGGACATCACGCAGCGAAAGCAGGGCGTCTCGCCAGGCAGAATCGTCATCGTCTGCCCCTCGGCTCCCAAGCATCCGCCATAAACCCATGGAATGCCGAGCTTCACCGCCGCGTCGTTGATGAGAAATCGGGTCTCGAAATTGTCAGTGCCGTCGACGATGCAATCGATGCCGGCACATAAGGACTCGATATTTTGGTAGTCAACGTCGACGACCAACGGCTCGATCTCGACTTGCGAATTGATTCGCCGCAACTTGTTGGCCGCCGCGATCGCCTTCGGCAACTCGGCCCGCAGATCGTCTTCGTCGAACAAGACCTGCCGCTGCAGGTTGTTCAGTTCGAGGAAATCGCGGTCAACCAGGCGAACGTTTCCCACGCCGGCTCGCACGAGCGTATTGGCAATTACGGATCCAAGCGCCCCGCAGCCGCATACCAGCGCACGCGACGACAGCAATCGGCGCTGCCCCTCGTCCCCTAGGGGAGCGAACCGACTCTGGCGCACATATCGAGCAAGATCAGGTTCGTCCGGATTCGGCATGCTCGTCCGTCACACGCGTGTAAGCAGCGGAGATTGAAT
This genomic interval from Pirellulales bacterium contains the following:
- a CDS encoding sugar ABC transporter ATP-binding protein, with product MPTHSPDTEALPTGFSAAPLLTARHISKTFPGIKALDDVQLELRAGEVLCIVGENGAGKSTLMKILGGIYTPDAGEIQIDGHTVRLGSVQEAQAAGVMLIHQELNLAESLDVAGNIFLGREPRYAGPLRLLDRRIYADAEKITRRVGLAANPHELVSRLSIGQQQLVEIARSLSMSSRVLIMDEPTSSLSAQDTERLFAVIDDLRRSGVGILYISHRLPEVQEIADRVTVLRDGRNAGELARGDINHASLVRLMIGRELKQFFVRSHRPVVGAHAPVDASDNVEADTAKPSPGLSQRERNKTEKAERAIASALAVNGFQVTASQRRPIEFQIAPGEIVGLAGLVGAGRTELAEALFGIRRPIAGSIVIAGQKVDVRDPNDAIKAGLFLVPEDRRTQGLLLDYSVRRNISLASLEFLSRLGIIRRGEERSLANRMCERLSVRTSSIDKPVGMLSGGNQQKVVLAKWLARQPKLLILDEPTRGVDVGAKREIYALMDELTGTGVGILMISSDLEEILGMSDRVLVMHDGELAGALARHQLSEQAVMTLATGGEQGV
- a CDS encoding sugar-binding protein, translated to MQRIFCQVVCVLSMFVVAGCGGAKVDKPKDGKPVVAFVTNNPFEFWTIARRGTEKAAKDFDVTVDFQMPPRGTAAEQRSIIEDLLAKGVQGIAISPNDSANQARYLNGVAASVPLVTQDSDLPPGSGRLCYIGTENYIAGKAAGKLVRECMPDGGKIVIYVGKMDAQNAIERRQGVLDELAGTKDAKGPELGAYTLIDTMTDDAKQDKCKANVEDTLVKHGNEPDKLCLVGLWAYNPPAMLSAVKGANLAGKVKIVGFDENEETLQGVQDGEIFGTIVQQPYEFGYQAIKILAGVARGDKSVVPEDGILFIPHREITSKNVRAFWDELKHLKAG
- a CDS encoding ThiF family adenylyltransferase, translating into MPNPDEPDLARYVRQSRFAPLGDEGQRRLLSSRALVCGCGALGSVIANTLVRAGVGNVRLVDRDFLELNNLQRQVLFDEDDLRAELPKAIAAANKLRRINSQVEIEPLVVDVDYQNIESLCAGIDCIVDGTDNFETRFLINDAAVKLGIPWVYGGCLGAEGQTMTILPGETPCFRCVMSEPPDAGTAPTCDTAGILAPIIGVIASIEANEALKILSGNRAAVQRNLLVIDLWENQIRQVRLDKMRETADCPTCHHGQYPWLSGERGSLSAVLCGRNAVQLTPPVRQQLSLATLAEKLASVGRVTQNAFLLRLTVDDYVLTIFPDGRTIVGGTDDISTARTVHAKYIGA